A region of Prochlorococcus marinus subsp. pastoris str. CCMP1986 DNA encodes the following proteins:
- a CDS encoding carbon-nitrogen hydrolase family protein, protein MTDFLVAALQITSTSNVEANFAEAEEQIELASRRGSELIGLPENFAFLGEDNEKLRMASELSIKCTNFLKTMSQRYQVFLLGGGYPVPAGDNRHTFNRSALFGKDGQVLAKYDKIHLFDVDLPDGNLYKESSTILSGEEHPPVIDVPGLCKIGLSICYDVRFPELYRHLSSKGAELIMIPAAFTAFTGKDHWQILLQARAIENTAYVVAPAQTGIHYGRRQSHGHAMVIDPWGTVLSDAGKTQGAAIAPADKERVQKIREQMPSLKHRKTKMFAK, encoded by the coding sequence TTGACTGATTTTTTAGTGGCCGCTTTACAAATTACAAGTACTTCTAATGTTGAAGCGAATTTTGCTGAGGCTGAGGAACAGATTGAATTAGCCTCTAGGAGGGGTTCAGAACTGATAGGTTTGCCAGAGAATTTTGCATTCTTGGGTGAAGATAATGAAAAACTTAGAATGGCTTCTGAATTATCAATAAAGTGTACCAACTTCCTAAAAACGATGTCTCAGAGATATCAAGTTTTTCTCTTAGGAGGAGGTTATCCCGTCCCCGCTGGAGATAATCGTCATACTTTCAATAGATCAGCTCTTTTTGGCAAAGATGGACAGGTTTTAGCAAAATATGACAAAATCCATCTTTTTGATGTTGATTTACCTGATGGTAATTTATACAAAGAATCATCAACTATTTTGTCTGGGGAGGAACATCCTCCAGTTATTGATGTTCCAGGCCTTTGTAAAATAGGATTATCTATTTGTTACGATGTTAGATTCCCTGAACTTTATAGACACCTTTCCTCGAAAGGTGCTGAACTTATAATGATTCCTGCAGCATTTACAGCTTTTACTGGAAAAGACCATTGGCAAATTTTACTTCAAGCAAGAGCGATTGAAAATACAGCTTATGTAGTAGCCCCTGCTCAAACAGGTATTCACTATGGGAGAAGACAAAGTCATGGACATGCAATGGTTATAGACCCTTGGGGAACTGTTTTGTCTGATGCAGGAAAAACACAAGGAGCAGCAATAGCCCCTGCAGATAAAGAGAGGGTCCAA
- a CDS encoding 2-phosphosulfolactate phosphatase family protein: MNLSYYHVADDVPETESDIAVVIDVLRATTTISWALKNGADSIQVFSDLELLKKTAKKWDGNKRLMLAERGGKTIDGFDLGNSPLSVTKETVQGKRLFMSTTNGTKSLKKVQNVENLFAMSLPNRKAVAERIISLNKKNVLILGSGWEGSYSLEDSLAAGALAIYIKENFNSEVNILNDELQASLALWNVWKNDILKCLKTATHGKRLTSLGDYEDDFKCCSELDCLDIVPTQVERGVIRAS; the protein is encoded by the coding sequence ATTAATCTTTCTTATTACCATGTCGCAGATGATGTTCCAGAAACAGAGTCTGATATTGCTGTTGTTATTGATGTTTTAAGAGCAACAACAACAATTTCTTGGGCATTGAAAAACGGGGCAGATTCAATTCAAGTTTTTTCTGATTTAGAGTTACTAAAAAAAACCGCTAAAAAGTGGGATGGTAATAAAAGACTAATGCTTGCAGAAAGAGGTGGGAAAACGATTGATGGTTTTGATTTAGGTAACTCACCATTATCTGTAACGAAAGAGACAGTTCAAGGTAAAAGACTATTTATGAGTACAACGAATGGTACTAAATCACTAAAAAAAGTACAAAATGTAGAAAATTTGTTTGCAATGTCTCTTCCAAATAGAAAAGCAGTAGCTGAAAGGATAATATCCTTAAATAAGAAAAACGTTCTTATTTTAGGAAGTGGATGGGAAGGGTCTTATTCACTAGAGGATTCATTAGCCGCAGGTGCACTCGCCATATATATAAAAGAAAACTTTAACTCTGAAGTGAATATTTTGAATGATGAATTGCAAGCTTCATTAGCACTTTGGAATGTTTGGAAGAATGATATTCTAAAATGTTTAAAGACAGCAACTCACGGAAAAAGATTGACAAGTCTCGGTGATTATGAAGATGATTTTAAGTGTTGTTCTGAACTTGATTGTTTAGATATTGTTCCTACTCAAGTTGAGAGAGGTGTAATTCGTGCCTCATAA